From Vibrio crassostreae, one genomic window encodes:
- a CDS encoding Do family serine endopeptidase: MKKPLLALSVLTLSLSSIITPIQATAALPLSVGNEQLPSLAPMLEQVTPAVVSIAVEGKQVQRQQIPEQFQFFFGPEQTRERPFRGLGSGVIIDAKKGHIVTNYHVINGADDIKVKLHDGREYDAELIGGDQMSDIALLKLEKAKNLTQIKVADSDKLRVGDFSVAIGNPFGLGQTVTSGIVSALGRSGLNLENFENFIQTDAAINSGNSGGALVNLNGELIGINTAILGPNGGNVGIGFAIPSNMMKNLTEQILDFGEVKRGMLGVQGGEITSELAEALGYESSKGAFVSQVVPDSAADDAGLKAGDIIVSINGKRIDTFSELRAKVATLGAGKEIELGVVRDGKNKTFDVTLGESTNSKTQAEKLHEGLAGAELTNTTDSDSATGVKVSSVAQGSPAEAYQLLKDDIIIGVNRQTVKNLAEFREILEKQPGVLALNIQRGDRTIYLVIR; the protein is encoded by the coding sequence ATGAAAAAACCTTTGCTTGCTTTATCAGTACTGACTTTAAGCTTAAGTTCAATCATCACCCCCATTCAAGCAACGGCCGCACTACCATTAAGTGTGGGTAACGAACAATTACCAAGCCTCGCGCCTATGCTTGAACAAGTGACCCCCGCTGTGGTTAGTATTGCCGTAGAAGGCAAACAGGTACAACGTCAGCAAATCCCTGAACAATTCCAATTCTTTTTTGGTCCAGAACAAACACGTGAGCGCCCATTTCGTGGGTTAGGCTCAGGCGTAATCATTGATGCCAAGAAAGGCCATATCGTAACCAACTACCATGTCATTAATGGCGCGGACGATATCAAAGTAAAACTGCATGACGGTCGAGAGTACGATGCTGAGCTAATCGGTGGTGATCAGATGTCTGATATCGCCCTCTTGAAACTCGAAAAAGCTAAGAACCTAACTCAGATAAAAGTGGCAGACTCAGACAAACTAAGAGTTGGTGATTTTAGTGTCGCGATCGGTAACCCGTTTGGACTTGGTCAAACCGTGACATCAGGTATTGTTTCTGCGCTTGGTCGTAGCGGCCTGAATCTAGAGAACTTTGAGAACTTCATTCAAACCGATGCGGCAATCAACAGCGGTAACTCTGGTGGTGCGCTAGTTAACCTCAACGGTGAACTGATTGGTATCAATACTGCCATTCTTGGCCCTAACGGAGGTAATGTCGGTATCGGCTTTGCAATCCCATCCAATATGATGAAAAACCTGACAGAACAAATTCTCGATTTCGGTGAAGTAAAACGCGGCATGCTGGGTGTTCAAGGTGGAGAGATCACCTCAGAACTAGCAGAAGCACTCGGTTATGAATCAAGTAAAGGCGCCTTCGTTAGCCAAGTCGTGCCGGACAGTGCAGCCGATGATGCTGGCCTGAAAGCGGGTGACATTATTGTCTCTATTAATGGTAAACGTATTGATACTTTCAGTGAATTAAGAGCTAAAGTCGCTACACTCGGTGCAGGTAAAGAAATCGAACTGGGCGTGGTTCGCGACGGCAAGAACAAAACCTTTGATGTGACTCTGGGTGAATCAACCAACAGCAAGACACAAGCTGAAAAACTGCATGAAGGCTTAGCTGGTGCAGAGCTCACCAACACAACAGACAGCGACTCAGCAACGGGCGTGAAAGTGTCAAGTGTGGCTCAAGGTTCACCAGCAGAGGCTTATCAACTTCTCAAAGACGACATCATTATTGGCGTCAATCGTCAAACCGTTAAGAACCTTGCTGAATTTAGAGAGATTCTTGAGAAACAGCCGGGCGTACTAGCGCTAAATATCCAACGTGGCGACAGAACTATCTACCTCGTTATTAGATAG
- the zapG gene encoding Z-ring associated protein ZapG, whose protein sequence is MPWMYAIAGLLVGVILGVAISRLMTPEYKKQKNVQKELDSAKFALEQQRQELADHFAKSAEMLDTLGKDYTKLYQHMEKTSSELIPNLPEQDNPFVKTAAAHSDKSQDKPSIKEATLEEQPKDYANGATGLFTEQKKEIINAPDVVTAKAS, encoded by the coding sequence ATGCCTTGGATGTATGCCATTGCCGGTTTACTAGTCGGAGTTATTTTAGGGGTCGCCATTTCTCGTCTTATGACACCTGAATACAAAAAACAAAAGAACGTACAGAAAGAATTAGATAGCGCAAAGTTTGCCCTAGAACAGCAGCGACAAGAGCTGGCTGACCACTTTGCGAAATCAGCAGAAATGTTGGACACCTTAGGTAAGGACTACACGAAACTGTACCAACACATGGAAAAAACAAGCTCAGAGCTGATTCCTAACCTGCCAGAGCAAGACAACCCGTTTGTAAAAACAGCCGCCGCTCATTCGGACAAATCACAAGATAAGCCTTCAATTAAAGAAGCGACTCTTGAGGAACAACCGAAAGATTACGCGAATGGCGCAACCGGTTTATTTACAGAACAGAAGAAAGAGATCATTAATGCTCCTGATGTAGTGACAGCAAAAGCATCATAA
- the zapE gene encoding cell division protein ZapE, which yields MNPIKKYEQDIKEHGFQRDPAQEQAVKSLDELFHQFQDYMNTPIPQLTRFQKLLGKKPELPQPPKGLYFWGGVGRGKTYLMDTFYDALPTTKKMRVHFHRFMYRVHDELKALGNVSDPLPLVADKLKEEADIICFDEFFVSDITDAMILGTLFQELFARNVILVATSNIPPADLYRNGLQRARFLPAIKLIQDNCHILNVDSGIDYRLRTLEQAEIYHYPLDSQANINLEKYYAQLVGEDKEKLKQIEVNHRQLEVVEASDGVLHGTFAQLCQSARSQNDYIELSRVYHTVLLADVLQMGATSDDAARRFIALVDEFYERNVKLIISAQVELEKLYTHGQLEFEFKRCQSRLIEMQSHEYLAKEHLS from the coding sequence ATGAATCCCATTAAAAAATACGAACAAGATATAAAAGAACATGGATTTCAAAGAGATCCAGCACAAGAGCAAGCAGTTAAGTCTTTAGATGAACTCTTTCATCAATTCCAAGATTACATGAATACGCCTATTCCTCAACTAACTCGATTCCAGAAATTATTGGGCAAAAAACCAGAACTGCCACAGCCACCGAAAGGTCTCTATTTCTGGGGAGGCGTAGGGCGCGGTAAAACTTATCTAATGGATACGTTCTACGACGCCTTACCGACCACTAAAAAAATGCGGGTTCACTTTCATCGCTTTATGTATCGAGTTCATGATGAACTAAAGGCGCTAGGTAATGTTAGCGATCCATTGCCTTTAGTGGCAGACAAGTTGAAGGAAGAAGCGGACATTATCTGTTTCGACGAATTCTTTGTTTCAGACATCACTGATGCGATGATCCTAGGAACTTTGTTCCAAGAGTTGTTCGCTCGCAACGTTATCTTGGTCGCGACCTCTAATATTCCCCCTGCGGATCTATATCGTAACGGGTTACAGAGAGCGCGTTTCTTACCTGCCATTAAGCTTATTCAAGACAACTGCCACATTCTTAATGTTGATAGCGGTATTGATTATCGTCTGCGTACTTTAGAGCAAGCAGAGATTTACCATTACCCGTTAGATAGCCAAGCGAATATCAATCTCGAAAAGTATTACGCTCAGCTCGTAGGTGAAGATAAAGAGAAGCTTAAGCAGATTGAGGTTAATCACCGTCAATTAGAAGTAGTCGAAGCGAGTGATGGTGTGTTGCATGGTACTTTTGCTCAGCTTTGTCAGTCGGCTCGTAGCCAGAACGACTATATTGAGTTGTCTCGGGTTTATCACACGGTTCTATTGGCGGATGTATTGCAAATGGGGGCGACTTCAGATGATGCTGCAAGGCGCTTCATTGCATTAGTTGATGAGTTCTATGAGCGCAATGTGAAACTGATTATTTCAGCGCAAGTGGAGCTAGAAAAGCTATACACCCATGGTCAGCTAGAGTTTGAATTTAAACGTTGTCAATCGCGCTTAATTGAAATGCAGAGCCATGAATATTTGGCAAAAGAACACTTAAGTTAG
- the rplM gene encoding 50S ribosomal protein L13: MKTFVAKPETVKRDWYVVDAEGKTLGRLASEIASRLRGKHKAEYTPHVDTGDYIIVVNAEKVAVTGNKAKGKVYYRHSEFPGGLKTITFEKLIAKKPEMVLELAVKGMLPRGPLGRAMYRKLKVYAGTEHNHVAQQPQVLDI, encoded by the coding sequence ATGAAAACTTTCGTTGCTAAACCAGAAACTGTAAAACGCGACTGGTATGTTGTAGACGCTGAAGGCAAAACCCTTGGCCGTCTAGCAAGTGAAATCGCTTCTCGCCTACGCGGCAAGCACAAAGCAGAATACACTCCTCACGTAGACACTGGTGATTACATCATCGTTGTTAACGCTGAGAAAGTTGCTGTAACTGGTAACAAAGCTAAGGGTAAGGTTTACTACCGTCACTCTGAGTTCCCAGGTGGTCTTAAAACTATCACTTTTGAAAAGCTAATTGCTAAGAAACCAGAAATGGTTCTAGAACTAGCAGTTAAAGGTATGCTTCCACGTGGTCCTCTAGGCCGCGCGATGTACCGTAAGCTTAAAGTGTACGCTGGTACTGAGCACAACCATGTTGCTCAACAGCCACAAGTACTAGACATCTAA
- the rpsI gene encoding 30S ribosomal protein S9 yields MAENQYYGTGRRKSSAARVFIKPGSGEIVINKRSLDVYFGRPTSRMVVKQPLELVELTEKLDLYITVSGGGISGQAGAIRHGITRALMEYDETLRPALRAAGYVTRDARCVERKKVGLRKARRKPQFSKR; encoded by the coding sequence ATGGCAGAGAATCAATACTACGGCACTGGTCGTCGCAAAAGCTCAGCAGCTCGTGTTTTCATCAAACCAGGCTCTGGTGAGATCGTAATCAACAAGCGTAGCCTTGATGTTTACTTCGGTCGTCCAACTTCTCGTATGGTTGTTAAGCAACCTCTTGAGCTAGTTGAACTAACTGAGAAACTTGACCTTTACATCACTGTTTCTGGTGGTGGTATTTCTGGTCAAGCTGGCGCAATCCGCCACGGTATCACTCGCGCTCTTATGGAGTACGATGAAACTCTACGTCCTGCTCTACGTGCAGCTGGCTACGTTACTCGTGACGCTCGTTGCGTTGAACGTAAGAAAGTTGGTCTACGTAAAGCACGTCGTAAACCTCAATTCTCTAAGCGTTAA
- the petA gene encoding ubiquinol-cytochrome c reductase iron-sulfur subunit, with protein sequence MSNAPLNNGRRRFLTATTAVVGGLGAAAVAVPFIKSWNPSAKAKAAGAPVEVEVSKLEPGQMVRVEWQGKPVWVVRRAESVLENLKAIGGQLRDPQSEAEQQPEYAQNEFRSIKPEFFVAVGFCTHLGCSPTYLPDSFAEQVQGVKSGFFCPCHGSKFDMAGRVFQGVPAPLNLVVPKHMYLSDTKIMIGVDEGDA encoded by the coding sequence ATGAGCAACGCGCCTTTAAATAACGGTCGCAGGCGTTTCTTAACCGCAACAACAGCCGTTGTTGGTGGTTTAGGAGCAGCTGCTGTAGCCGTGCCTTTTATTAAATCATGGAATCCGAGTGCCAAGGCGAAAGCTGCGGGCGCGCCGGTGGAAGTGGAAGTCAGTAAGTTAGAACCGGGACAAATGGTTCGTGTCGAGTGGCAAGGTAAACCTGTATGGGTTGTACGCCGTGCTGAGTCGGTACTAGAGAACCTAAAAGCGATCGGTGGTCAACTTCGTGACCCTCAATCTGAAGCTGAACAACAACCTGAATACGCGCAGAACGAGTTCCGTTCAATTAAGCCTGAATTCTTCGTTGCTGTTGGTTTCTGTACGCACTTAGGTTGTTCTCCAACTTACCTGCCGGATTCTTTTGCAGAGCAAGTTCAGGGTGTTAAGTCTGGTTTCTTCTGTCCTTGCCATGGTTCAAAGTTTGATATGGCAGGTCGAGTATTCCAAGGCGTACCAGCTCCATTGAATCTTGTTGTACCAAAGCATATGTATTTGAGTGACACTAAGATCATGATCGGTGTGGACGAGGGAGACGCGTAA
- a CDS encoding cytochrome b: MQGLLDWVEKRLPAMNAYKKHLSEYPMPKNFNFWYLFGSLAMLVLVNQILTGIWLTMNYVPSGEGAFASVEYIMRDVEYGWLLRYMHSTGASAFFVVIYLHMFRGLIYGSYQKPRELLWIFGMLIFLVLMAEAFMGYLLPWGQMSYWGAQVIISLFGAIPVIGDDLTLWIRGDYIISGATLNRFFALHVIALPIVLLLLIVLHVLALHEVGSNNPDGIETKLPKGTMGDDYKTQFPFHKDYTKKYDIIDSIPFHPYGTVKDMVGVAGFLFLFCYVLFFNPEMGGYFLEPPNFEAANPLKTPEHIAPVWYFTPFYAVLRAVPDKLLGVVAMGASIVVLFLLPWFDRCKVRSYRYRSKLHLINIIQFTISFIALGVLGALPATPTYTLLAQIFSLGYFMFFVLLWFYSKNEATKPLPERVTFK, encoded by the coding sequence ATGCAAGGATTGCTTGATTGGGTAGAGAAACGTCTACCCGCGATGAATGCTTATAAAAAGCATTTATCTGAATACCCAATGCCTAAGAACTTTAACTTTTGGTACCTTTTCGGTTCTTTAGCAATGTTGGTACTGGTTAACCAAATTCTTACGGGTATTTGGCTAACAATGAACTACGTACCTTCAGGTGAGGGTGCATTTGCTTCTGTTGAATACATCATGCGTGATGTGGAATACGGTTGGTTACTGCGTTACATGCACTCAACGGGTGCTTCGGCATTCTTCGTTGTTATCTACCTGCATATGTTCCGTGGCCTAATCTACGGTTCTTACCAAAAACCTCGTGAGCTACTTTGGATCTTCGGTATGTTGATCTTCTTAGTGCTTATGGCTGAGGCTTTCATGGGTTACCTACTACCATGGGGTCAAATGTCTTACTGGGGTGCTCAGGTAATCATTTCTTTGTTTGGTGCGATTCCTGTTATTGGTGATGACCTAACGCTTTGGATACGTGGTGACTACATCATATCTGGTGCAACGCTGAACCGTTTCTTCGCACTGCACGTTATCGCTCTACCAATCGTACTTCTGCTACTTATCGTACTTCACGTACTAGCACTGCACGAAGTGGGTTCGAACAACCCAGATGGTATCGAGACTAAGCTTCCTAAAGGTACAATGGGCGACGATTACAAAACTCAGTTCCCATTCCATAAGGATTACACTAAGAAATACGACATCATCGACTCTATTCCTTTCCACCCATACGGGACGGTGAAAGACATGGTAGGTGTTGCTGGTTTCCTATTCTTGTTCTGTTACGTGCTGTTCTTTAACCCAGAAATGGGTGGATACTTCCTTGAGCCGCCTAACTTTGAAGCCGCGAATCCGCTGAAAACACCTGAGCATATTGCTCCAGTTTGGTACTTCACGCCGTTCTACGCTGTACTTCGTGCTGTTCCTGATAAGCTGCTAGGTGTAGTAGCAATGGGTGCATCTATTGTTGTGTTATTCCTATTGCCATGGTTCGACCGTTGTAAAGTGCGCTCTTACCGTTACCGTAGCAAACTGCATTTGATTAACATCATCCAATTCACAATAAGCTTTATTGCGCTTGGTGTACTTGGTGCGCTTCCAGCAACGCCAACATACACGCTACTGGCTCAAATCTTTAGCTTAGGTTATTTCATGTTCTTCGTTCTACTGTGGTTCTACAGTAAAAATGAAGCGACGAAACCATTACCAGAAAGGGTGACATTCAAATGA
- a CDS encoding cytochrome c1 — protein sequence MKKWIVILFAMLPSLAMAAGANVPLDKANNDLTDKASLQNGAKMFMNYCFACHSTQYQRYERVANDLEIPVDLMKENLIFDPEAKIGSLMVNAMPSEQAASWFGAPPPDLTLVARVRGADWLYTYLRTFYEDPSRPFGVNNIVFPSVGMPHVLEELQGIPTPIYDTHMVDGEEVTVVVGTETDGSGELSAGEYDEAVRDLVNFLVYSGDPVQLERHAMGWWVMAFLVIFTIIVILLKKEYWRDVH from the coding sequence ATGAAAAAGTGGATTGTAATTTTATTTGCTATGTTGCCGTCATTGGCGATGGCAGCGGGTGCAAACGTACCATTAGACAAAGCGAACAATGACTTAACAGACAAAGCTTCATTGCAAAATGGCGCTAAGATGTTCATGAACTACTGTTTCGCTTGTCACTCAACGCAGTACCAGCGTTATGAACGTGTTGCGAATGATTTAGAGATCCCTGTTGATCTAATGAAGGAAAACCTGATTTTCGACCCAGAGGCGAAAATTGGTAGCTTGATGGTTAACGCTATGCCTTCTGAGCAAGCGGCAAGTTGGTTTGGTGCTCCGCCACCTGACCTAACTTTGGTTGCTCGTGTTCGTGGCGCAGATTGGCTGTACACTTACCTTCGTACATTCTATGAAGATCCGTCTCGTCCGTTTGGCGTGAACAACATTGTTTTCCCAAGTGTAGGTATGCCGCACGTTCTTGAAGAGCTACAAGGTATCCCAACACCAATCTACGATACGCATATGGTAGATGGCGAGGAAGTGACGGTTGTTGTTGGTACTGAAACTGACGGTTCTGGTGAACTAAGTGCTGGTGAATACGACGAAGCGGTTCGTGACCTTGTTAACTTTTTGGTTTACTCGGGCGACCCAGTTCAACTTGAGCGTCACGCTATGGGTTGGTGGGTAATGGCCTTCTTAGTAATATTCACTATCATCGTGATTTTGCTGAAGAAAGAGTATTGGCGTGATGTGCACTAA
- the sspA gene encoding stringent starvation protein SspA encodes MAVAANKRSVMTLFSSASDMYSHQVRIVLAEKGVSVEVELVDEKNLPAELVELNPYKSVPTLVDRELALYDSKIIMEYLDERFPHPPLMPVYPVARGNSRLMMYRIERNWYSVAEKIVKGNAEESEAARVKLRNDLLTLAPIFAEYEYFMSEEFSLIDCYLAPLLWRLPELGIELIGPGSKELKIYMNRVFERDSFLASLTEAEREMRLVR; translated from the coding sequence ATGGCTGTAGCTGCCAATAAACGTTCTGTAATGACTCTTTTCTCAAGTGCTTCTGATATGTATAGCCATCAGGTGCGCATCGTTCTTGCTGAAAAAGGCGTAAGTGTTGAAGTTGAGTTGGTTGATGAAAAAAATCTACCAGCAGAGCTTGTTGAACTGAACCCGTACAAATCAGTACCTACTCTTGTTGATCGTGAGCTTGCTCTATATGACTCAAAGATCATCATGGAATACCTAGATGAGCGTTTCCCTCATCCACCATTGATGCCTGTATACCCGGTTGCTCGTGGTAACAGTCGTCTAATGATGTACCGCATTGAGCGTAACTGGTATTCAGTTGCAGAGAAGATCGTTAAAGGCAATGCTGAAGAATCTGAAGCAGCTCGCGTTAAACTGCGCAACGACCTACTGACTCTTGCTCCTATCTTCGCTGAGTATGAATACTTCATGAGCGAAGAGTTTAGCCTAATTGATTGTTACCTAGCTCCGCTACTATGGCGTTTACCTGAGCTTGGTATCGAACTAATTGGTCCTGGTTCTAAAGAGCTTAAGATTTACATGAACCGCGTATTCGAACGTGATTCATTCCTAGCTTCTCTAACTGAAGCTGAGCGTGAGATGCGACTTGTTCGCTAA
- the sspB gene encoding ClpXP protease specificity-enhancing factor, which yields MTPRRPYMLRAFYEWLVDNELTPHLVVEATLPGVRVPEEFVQDGQIILNIAPRAVGQLELGNEAVTFSARFSGRPHSVIVPLYAVQAIYARENGAGTMFEPEEAYMEAFEEGIEESPFEEPEKGPSLSVATADVDAEEPDSDPEPPRPAKGRPSLRVIK from the coding sequence ATGACTCCACGCCGACCATATATGCTTCGTGCATTTTATGAATGGCTGGTTGATAACGAATTAACTCCACACCTTGTTGTTGAAGCAACATTGCCGGGTGTGCGAGTTCCAGAAGAGTTTGTTCAAGATGGTCAGATCATTCTGAACATCGCGCCTCGTGCGGTTGGACAACTTGAACTGGGTAACGAAGCTGTGACGTTTAGTGCTCGCTTTAGTGGTCGTCCACACTCTGTGATCGTTCCGCTTTACGCAGTACAAGCGATTTATGCTCGTGAAAATGGTGCTGGTACCATGTTTGAACCTGAAGAGGCTTACATGGAAGCGTTTGAAGAAGGGATTGAAGAAAGTCCTTTTGAAGAACCAGAAAAAGGTCCATCTTTGAGCGTAGCAACGGCAGACGTAGATGCTGAAGAGCCTGACTCAGATCCTGAGCCACCTCGTCCAGCGAAAGGTCGCCCAAGCCTTCGTGTTATCAAATAA
- a CDS encoding BON domain-containing protein: MKSLTSMKLFKLISVSLLTLSLSGCAGIFIAGAATTANLVTDTRTTKEIWNDNNIEFEVAAITNKQPYRGSVRVTASSYRGSVVLMGQAKTDAERRAFESQAKEVTGVESIHNQIRVKEPLSVSAISKDSWITTKVKSALLANAELNGIKVKVITEDSEVFLLGLVTREHADIATEVARNISGVKQVIRAFEYGEEETAVN; encoded by the coding sequence ATGAAATCATTAACCTCTATGAAGCTGTTTAAGCTGATTAGTGTTTCGCTACTTACACTGTCTCTGTCTGGCTGTGCTGGCATTTTCATTGCTGGTGCGGCAACCACAGCAAATCTAGTCACTGACACGCGAACCACCAAAGAAATTTGGAACGACAACAATATCGAGTTTGAAGTTGCAGCTATCACTAATAAACAACCCTACCGTGGTAGCGTGCGTGTCACTGCAAGTTCTTACCGCGGCTCTGTGGTGTTAATGGGGCAAGCAAAAACAGACGCTGAACGTCGTGCTTTTGAGAGCCAAGCCAAAGAAGTAACCGGTGTCGAAAGCATACATAACCAGATTCGAGTGAAAGAGCCATTATCGGTTAGCGCGATTAGCAAAGACAGCTGGATTACGACTAAAGTGAAGTCAGCTCTGCTTGCTAATGCTGAGCTTAACGGCATCAAAGTAAAAGTAATTACTGAGGACTCAGAAGTATTCCTGCTTGGACTGGTCACTCGAGAGCATGCTGATATCGCAACAGAAGTTGCGCGTAACATCTCTGGCGTAAAGCAGGTCATTCGAGCATTTGAATATGGTGAAGAAGAGACGGCTGTTAACTAG
- a CDS encoding phosphoheptose isomerase, protein MLDSIKESFTESIQIQIAAAEALPDAITHAAQAMVATLLNGNKILCCGNGGSASNAQQFVSCLLNRFETERPSLPAMALTADNTTLTAVANDYHYEEIFSKQVRAFGQTGDILLAISTSGNSKNIIKAMEAAVTRDMTIIAFTGKDGGEMAGLLGEHDVEIRIPSHRTARIHEVHMVTLHCLCDLIDQVLFPAHEE, encoded by the coding sequence ATGCTAGACAGCATTAAAGAAAGTTTCACAGAAAGTATTCAAATCCAAATTGCGGCTGCAGAAGCTCTGCCTGACGCAATCACGCATGCCGCTCAAGCAATGGTTGCGACCTTGCTTAACGGAAACAAAATTCTTTGTTGTGGTAATGGTGGTTCAGCGTCGAATGCTCAGCAATTTGTATCGTGCCTACTCAACCGATTTGAAACAGAGCGCCCTAGCCTTCCAGCGATGGCACTCACAGCAGACAACACTACGCTCACAGCTGTGGCTAACGACTACCACTATGAAGAGATCTTCTCTAAGCAGGTGCGTGCGTTTGGTCAAACTGGCGATATTCTGTTGGCTATCTCGACTAGCGGTAACAGCAAGAACATCATCAAGGCAATGGAAGCGGCGGTAACGCGCGACATGACAATCATCGCCTTTACCGGTAAAGATGGTGGCGAGATGGCAGGTCTGCTTGGTGAACACGATGTAGAAATTCGTATCCCTTCACACCGTACAGCGCGCATTCATGAAGTACATATGGTGACGCTACACTGCCTATGTGACCTAATCGATCAAGTACTCTTCCCTGCTCACGAAGAGTGA
- a CDS encoding YraN family protein, with protein sequence MGLFSRKFLSKPTITHKQVGDKYETVAKSYLINHGLSLIQENFIAKCGEIDLIMRHNNTVVFAEVKYRKQTRYGHAAEMVTAKKSQKLLKTANVWLMQQGLSVHSTDFRFDIVAIEGPNDSINWIQNAITQG encoded by the coding sequence ATGGGGCTTTTTAGCCGAAAGTTCCTATCCAAACCAACCATCACCCACAAACAAGTGGGTGATAAATACGAGACCGTGGCAAAATCTTATCTGATTAACCACGGTTTATCGTTAATTCAAGAAAACTTCATAGCAAAATGTGGCGAGATTGATCTTATAATGCGCCATAACAATACGGTTGTGTTTGCTGAGGTAAAATACCGCAAGCAAACCCGCTACGGACATGCCGCTGAAATGGTGACTGCCAAGAAGTCACAGAAGCTACTCAAAACAGCCAATGTTTGGCTTATGCAGCAAGGCTTGTCGGTACACTCTACAGATTTCAGGTTTGATATTGTTGCCATTGAAGGGCCGAATGACAGTATCAACTGGATTCAAAACGCGATTACCCAAGGATAA